In one Rugosibacter aromaticivorans genomic region, the following are encoded:
- the arsB gene encoding ACR3 family arsenite efflux transporter: protein MRVFERYLTLWVALCIVTGIALGQGLPDVFRAIGQIELAQVNVPVGLLIWVMIVPMLIRIDFGALHQVKAHWRGIGVTLFVNWAVKPFSMALLGWLFIRHVFAPFLPAEQQDSYIAGLILLATAPCTAMVFVWSKLSNGDPYFTLSQVALNDVIMIFAFAPIVGLLLDMSSITVPWDTLLTSVMLYIIVPVVLAQLWRKHLLGKGQATFDATMARIGPWSISALLLTLVLLFAFQGEAILKQPLVIAMLVVPILIQVFFTSSLAYWLNRRAGEKHSIACPSALIGASNFFELAVAAAISLFGLHSGAALATVVGVLVEVPVMLLVVRVVNGTKGWYENVT, encoded by the coding sequence ATGCGCGTGTTCGAACGTTACCTGACGCTATGGGTTGCCTTGTGCATTGTCACCGGCATTGCGCTCGGCCAAGGGCTGCCGGACGTATTCCGGGCCATCGGCCAGATAGAGCTCGCCCAGGTCAATGTGCCGGTGGGCTTGCTGATATGGGTGATGATCGTCCCGATGCTGATCCGGATCGACTTCGGCGCACTGCACCAGGTCAAGGCCCATTGGCGCGGCATAGGTGTCACGCTGTTCGTGAATTGGGCCGTCAAGCCCTTCTCAATGGCACTGCTCGGCTGGCTGTTCATCCGGCATGTCTTCGCGCCCTTCCTGCCAGCGGAACAACAGGATAGCTACATCGCCGGCCTGATACTACTGGCGACTGCACCCTGCACGGCGATGGTGTTCGTCTGGAGCAAGCTGAGCAATGGCGACCCGTATTTCACTCTGTCGCAGGTGGCATTGAACGATGTCATCATGATCTTTGCCTTCGCACCCATTGTCGGGCTGCTGCTCGATATGTCCTCGATCACTGTGCCGTGGGATACGCTGCTGACTTCGGTGATGCTTTACATCATTGTGCCCGTTGTTCTCGCGCAACTCTGGCGCAAACACCTTCTCGGGAAAGGGCAAGCCACGTTCGACGCGACAATGGCCAGAATAGGGCCATGGTCGATCAGTGCGCTGTTGTTAACCCTGGTGCTGCTATTCGCCTTCCAAGGCGAAGCCATTCTGAAGCAACCCCTTGTCATAGCCATGCTGGTCGTGCCTATTCTGATTCAAGTGTTCTTCACTTCATCCCTGGCATACTGGCTTAATCGGCGCGCAGGCGAGAAACACAGCATCGCATGCCCATCGGCACTGATCGGGGCAAGTAACTTCTTTGAGCTGGCCGTAGCCGCAGCCATTAGCCTGTTCGGGCTGCACTCAGGCGCCGCATTGGCAACCGTGGTCGGTGTGCTTGTCGAGGTGCCGGTAATGCTGCTTGTGGTGCGCGTGGTAAACGGCACAAAGGGTTGGTACGAAAATGTCACATAG
- a CDS encoding NADPH-dependent FMN reductase: MRIRALPAPDFLPALGLAADTPPIRILLLYGSLRPRSYSRLVVEEAARLLQFFGAQTRIFDPADLPFPDQVVDDNHPAIHVIDTTTDLSSIAIAPSTNRKPSP, encoded by the coding sequence ATGAGAATTCGCGCATTACCTGCCCCTGATTTCTTACCGGCGCTTGGCCTGGCAGCAGATACGCCGCCCATCCGCATCCTTTTGCTCTATGGGTCACTACGACCGCGATCCTATTCGCGGCTGGTTGTCGAGGAAGCCGCCCGACTGCTGCAATTCTTTGGTGCACAAACGCGCATATTTGACCCGGCTGATCTGCCTTTTCCTGATCAGGTAGTGGATGACAATCATCCGGCGATCCATGTCATCGACACGACCACCGATCTTTCCTCAATCGCTATCGCTCCATCCACCAACCGAAAGCCCTCACCATGA
- a CDS encoding aminopeptidase P N-terminal domain-containing protein, producing the protein MDNTPPPKSTRCAAYRQRRLSLITRMQQAGGGVAVIPTAAEHARNRDTQFPFRADSYFQYLTGFNEPEAALIIVVGAKNNEGQSLLFCREKNPEREIWDGFRYGPEAAKDVFAFDAAFPISTFDSQLAEILADQPALWFSLGHDPAWDARITTALNAVRNQTRAGKCAPAILRDVRVELDAMRLIKDASELALMRRAGEISAEAHVRAMRFTAPGHYEYEVEAELLHTFRRHGCEAPAYTSIVAGGANACVLHYVGNDQPLKDGDLLLIDAAGELEGYAADITRTFPVNGRFSSAQAAIYQLVLDAQLAAIAAVKPGASFLAPHEAALNVLAQGMLDLHLLSGSLSEVIQTESYKKFFMHRTSHWLGKDVHDAGGYRQGELWAPLQPGMVLTIEPGCYIRPAKDVPEAFWNIGVRIEDDAVVTTDGCEIITGGVPKTIAEIEALMHQDG; encoded by the coding sequence ATGGATAACACACCGCCACCAAAGAGTACTCGCTGCGCAGCGTATCGCCAGCGCCGGCTTTCTCTCATCACTCGTATGCAGCAAGCAGGCGGCGGTGTTGCCGTCATTCCCACAGCGGCTGAGCATGCGCGCAACCGCGATACGCAGTTCCCTTTTCGCGCGGACAGCTACTTTCAATATCTCACCGGCTTTAACGAGCCAGAAGCCGCGCTGATCATCGTTGTTGGCGCAAAAAATAACGAGGGGCAAAGCCTGCTTTTTTGCCGTGAGAAAAACCCCGAGCGCGAAATATGGGATGGCTTTCGTTACGGGCCAGAAGCCGCAAAAGACGTCTTTGCCTTTGATGCCGCTTTCCCTATCAGCACCTTCGATAGCCAGTTGGCCGAGATCCTCGCCGATCAACCTGCGTTGTGGTTTTCGCTTGGGCATGATCCCGCCTGGGATGCGCGCATCACCACCGCGCTCAATGCCGTGCGCAACCAAACCCGCGCGGGTAAATGTGCACCGGCCATCCTGCGCGATGTGCGTGTTGAGCTGGATGCCATGCGCTTGATAAAAGACGCCAGCGAGCTTGCCCTGATGCGTCGCGCGGGCGAAATTTCCGCCGAAGCGCATGTGCGCGCCATGCGCTTTACCGCTCCAGGGCATTATGAATATGAAGTAGAAGCTGAACTACTGCATACCTTTCGTCGCCATGGCTGTGAAGCGCCAGCCTATACATCCATCGTTGCGGGCGGCGCGAATGCCTGCGTACTGCATTACGTCGGCAACGATCAGCCCTTGAAGGATGGTGATTTATTGCTCATTGACGCCGCAGGAGAGCTGGAAGGTTACGCGGCTGACATCACGCGCACCTTCCCTGTGAATGGCCGTTTTTCTTCAGCGCAAGCGGCGATTTATCAACTGGTGCTGGATGCCCAGCTCGCCGCCATTGCCGCAGTAAAACCTGGCGCCAGCTTTCTCGCTCCGCATGAGGCAGCGCTCAACGTGCTAGCGCAAGGCATGCTCGATTTGCATCTGCTTAGCGGTTCATTAAGCGAAGTCATACAGACAGAAAGTTACAAGAAATTTTTCATGCATCGCACCAGCCATTGGCTCGGCAAGGACGTGCACGATGCAGGCGGCTATCGGCAAGGCGAACTGTGGGCACCGTTACAACCCGGCATGGTACTGACCATCGAGCCCGGCTGTTACATTCGCCCCGCCAAGGATGTGCCCGAAGCTTTCTGGAACATCGGCGTGCGCATTGAAGATGATGCGGTGGTGACCACCGACGGCTGCGAAATCATCACGGGCGGCGTGCCCAAAACCATCGCTGAAATTGAAGCGCTCATGCACCAAGATGGCTAA
- the purH gene encoding bifunctional phosphoribosylaminoimidazolecarboxamide formyltransferase/IMP cyclohydrolase, translating into MKVTQALMSVSDKHGVVDFARGLTQLGIKLLSTGGTAKLLRQAGLPVTDVADYTGFPEMLDGRVKTLHPKVHGGILGRRDLPEHLTTMAARGIAPIDLVVVNLYPFQETVAKPDVTLDEAIENIDIGGPAMVRAAAKNHGNEAGGVGIITDPADYAPVLAEIQATGSIAYQTRFALAKKAFTHTARYDAAIANWLTALDDKNQPGLFADKLQLAFDKVETLRYGENPHQQAAFYKEATPLAGSIASYAQLQGKELSYNNIADADAAWECVKAFAGQTACVIVKHANPCGVAVGGSVEEVYRKAFKTDPTSAFGGIIAFNVAIDESAAHAIASQFAEVIIAPEITPAARAVFATKQNLRVLKIPEGDPKVVQSKHHAGAGETAGVIKTTQTFDYKRVGGGLLVQTTDDARIAVSDLKIVSRRHPTPDEMRDLLFAWQVAKYVKSNAIVYCKDGMTVGVGAGQMSRVDSARIAAIKAENNGLTVVGSVVASDAFFPFRDGLDVLAQAGATAVIQPGGSVRDSEVIAAADEQNIAMVCTGMRHFRH; encoded by the coding sequence ATGAAAGTCACTCAAGCGCTCATGAGCGTTTCCGATAAGCATGGTGTCGTCGATTTTGCGCGTGGCCTGACGCAACTCGGCATCAAGCTGCTCTCCACCGGCGGCACGGCCAAACTGCTGCGCCAGGCGGGTTTACCCGTTACCGATGTTGCCGACTACACGGGCTTTCCCGAAATGCTTGACGGTCGCGTCAAGACGCTGCATCCGAAAGTGCATGGCGGCATTCTCGGCCGCCGCGATCTGCCTGAACATTTGACGACGATGGCCGCACGCGGCATTGCGCCGATTGATCTGGTCGTGGTGAACCTGTACCCTTTTCAAGAGACCGTCGCCAAGCCGGACGTGACGCTGGATGAGGCCATTGAAAATATCGACATCGGCGGTCCGGCGATGGTGCGCGCGGCAGCCAAGAATCACGGCAATGAAGCAGGCGGCGTGGGCATCATTACCGACCCGGCTGACTATGCACCGGTGCTGGCGGAAATTCAGGCCACCGGCAGCATTGCCTACCAGACGCGTTTCGCTCTGGCGAAAAAAGCCTTCACCCACACCGCCCGCTATGACGCAGCGATTGCCAACTGGCTGACGGCGCTGGACGATAAAAATCAGCCGGGTTTGTTTGCCGATAAATTGCAACTCGCTTTCGACAAAGTGGAAACCCTGCGCTACGGCGAAAATCCGCATCAGCAAGCGGCGTTCTACAAAGAAGCAACACCGCTCGCAGGCAGCATCGCCAGTTATGCGCAATTGCAGGGCAAAGAGCTTTCCTACAACAACATCGCCGACGCCGATGCGGCATGGGAATGTGTCAAGGCCTTCGCCGGGCAGACGGCCTGCGTCATCGTCAAGCATGCGAATCCCTGCGGCGTGGCGGTAGGTGGCAGCGTCGAAGAGGTTTATCGCAAGGCTTTCAAGACTGACCCGACATCGGCTTTCGGCGGCATCATCGCCTTTAATGTGGCCATTGATGAAAGCGCCGCACACGCGATTGCCAGTCAGTTTGCCGAAGTCATCATCGCACCGGAAATCACGCCTGCCGCACGTGCAGTTTTTGCCACCAAGCAAAACCTGCGCGTATTAAAAATTCCTGAAGGCGACCCGAAGGTAGTGCAGAGCAAGCACCACGCTGGTGCTGGTGAGACGGCGGGAGTTATAAAAACCACGCAAACATTCGACTACAAACGCGTCGGCGGCGGCTTGCTGGTGCAAACGACGGACGACGCGCGCATTGCAGTAAGCGATCTTAAAATCGTCAGCCGTCGTCACCCCACGCCAGATGAAATGCGCGACCTGCTGTTTGCCTGGCAAGTGGCCAAATACGTGAAATCGAATGCCATCGTGTATTGCAAAGACGGCATGACCGTCGGTGTCGGCGCAGGGCAGATGAGCCGTGTCGATTCTGCGCGCATCGCCGCCATCAAGGCGGAAAACAACGGCCTGACGGTGGTCGGCTCGGTCGTCGCGTCCGATGCATTCTTCCCCTTCCGCGACGGCCTTGATGTGCTCGCCCAAGCGGGTGCTACTGCCGTGATACAGCCTGGAGGTTCAGTGCGCGATAGCGAAGTCATCGCTGCCGCAGACGAGCAAAATATCGCCATGGTGTGCACTGGCATGCGACATTTCCGTCACTAA
- a CDS encoding aminoglycoside phosphotransferase family protein, with translation MERQQHIVDWLTALWPGRQFSLLPASADASFRRYFRVTLDDGSTAIVMDAPPAVEDCRPWLHVQQLFSHAQVYVPHVMAHDLDNGFLLLSDLGNVTYLSVLTADNASLLYRDALTSLVKIQQASRPGVLPDYDHTLLKRELDLFPDWYLARHHQLPLTDAMRTELDTVFERILAVNLAEPRVFVHRDYHSRNLMYMASAANPGIIDFQDAVYGPISYDPVSLLKDAYITWDEETTLDWLIRYWDQARKANLPVAEDFAVFHRNYEWMGLQRHLKVLGIFARLYHRDGKDGYLKDLPVVEQYVRKTCARYAGLKPILTLLDRVSGQAQQAGYTF, from the coding sequence ATGGAACGTCAGCAACACATTGTCGATTGGCTCACCGCTCTTTGGCCGGGGCGTCAATTCTCCCTGCTTCCCGCATCAGCTGACGCCAGTTTCCGGCGCTATTTTCGCGTCACGCTGGACGATGGCAGCACAGCGATTGTCATGGATGCGCCACCTGCTGTTGAGGACTGCCGCCCGTGGCTGCATGTGCAGCAGCTATTTAGCCATGCCCAAGTGTATGTGCCTCACGTCATGGCACACGATCTGGACAACGGGTTTTTGCTGCTCTCTGATCTGGGAAACGTCACCTATCTATCGGTGCTCACTGCGGACAATGCTTCACTGCTATACCGCGACGCCCTCACCTCGCTGGTGAAAATCCAGCAGGCCAGCCGGCCAGGCGTGCTGCCTGATTACGATCACACTTTGCTTAAACGCGAGCTTGATCTATTCCCCGATTGGTATCTCGCGCGCCACCATCAACTCCCCCTCACTGATGCCATGCGCACGGAACTCGACACCGTGTTCGAACGCATCCTCGCCGTCAACTTGGCCGAGCCGCGCGTGTTCGTGCATCGCGATTACCACTCGCGCAATCTCATGTACATGGCTTCCGCCGCCAATCCTGGCATCATCGATTTTCAGGATGCCGTATATGGTCCGATCAGCTATGATCCAGTCTCGCTACTCAAGGATGCCTATATCACCTGGGATGAAGAAACTACCTTGGACTGGCTCATTCGTTATTGGGATCAGGCACGCAAAGCCAACTTGCCTGTCGCCGAAGATTTCGCCGTATTCCACCGCAATTACGAATGGATGGGCCTGCAACGGCACCTTAAAGTGCTGGGCATTTTCGCCCGCCTTTATCACCGCGACGGCAAAGATGGCTATCTGAAAGACTTGCCAGTGGTTGAACAGTATGTGCGCAAAACTTGCGCACGATACGCCGGGCTCAAGCCGATTCTCACGCTGCTCGATCGAGTCTCCGGGCAAGCGCAGCAGGCTGGCTACACCTTCTGA
- a CDS encoding ArsR/SmtB family transcription factor yields the protein MESKTAVAALAALAQESRLAIFRLLVQAGSAGLAAGKISEATGVPPSSLSFHLKELTHANLVSSQQAGRFVIYQANFPTMTALLAFLTDNCCSGETCALTCQPTDAEMTNP from the coding sequence ATGGAATCAAAAACCGCTGTAGCCGCTTTGGCGGCCCTTGCTCAAGAGTCACGCCTGGCAATCTTTCGCTTGTTGGTACAGGCCGGCTCTGCCGGCTTAGCGGCCGGCAAGATCAGCGAGGCAACCGGGGTTCCCCCTTCGTCACTATCTTTCCACCTAAAAGAGTTGACGCACGCCAACCTGGTCAGCTCGCAGCAGGCAGGTCGCTTCGTCATCTACCAGGCCAATTTCCCCACGATGACCGCCTTGCTGGCATTCCTGACTGACAATTGCTGCAGCGGTGAAACATGCGCTCTAACGTGCCAACCGACTGACGCTGAAATGACTAACCCATGA
- a CDS encoding nucleotidyltransferase family protein has protein sequence MKAMILAAGRGERMRPLTDTCPKPLLLAGGQPLIVWHLQRLAAAGFREVIINHDHLGAQIEAALQQGAAWGLTIRYSPEPAGALETAGGIANALPLLGDAPFFVINGDIFCDWDVARARDALAINNLAHLVLVANPTHHPQGDFTLNNGKVGAGDTPQSFESDRRKCRADRRKCRADRRKCRADRRKCKAVSGKSPGGAADKLTFAGIGVYRPALFSTITRGQPAKLAPLLRTAMTTGQVSGEQHHGRWIDVGTPERLAELDALLAHDPRAL, from the coding sequence ATGAAAGCCATGATTCTCGCGGCCGGTCGTGGCGAACGCATGCGGCCATTGACCGACACCTGCCCCAAACCGCTATTGCTTGCCGGTGGCCAGCCGCTGATTGTCTGGCATCTGCAACGTCTTGCGGCAGCAGGGTTTCGCGAAGTCATCATCAATCACGACCATCTCGGCGCGCAGATTGAAGCGGCCTTGCAGCAAGGCGCGGCGTGGGGTCTGACGATACGTTATTCACCTGAACCAGCGGGCGCACTGGAAACTGCCGGCGGTATTGCCAACGCACTGCCCTTGTTGGGTGATGCACCGTTCTTCGTGATCAACGGCGACATTTTTTGCGACTGGGATGTGGCCCGCGCAAGAGATGCATTAGCGATAAACAATCTGGCGCATTTGGTTTTGGTTGCTAATCCGACGCATCATCCGCAAGGCGATTTCACACTGAACAATGGAAAAGTCGGCGCTGGTGATACGCCGCAAAGCTTTGAATCCGACCGAAGGAAGTGCAGAGCCGACCGAAGGAAGTGCAGAGCCGACCGAAGGAAGTGCAGAGCCGACCGAAGGAAGTGCAAAGCCGTCTCTGGAAAGTCCCCGGGTGGAGCGGCAGACAAACTAACATTCGCTGGCATAGGCGTCTATCGCCCGGCGTTATTCAGCACCATCACCCGCGGCCAGCCCGCAAAACTCGCCCCGTTGTTACGCACCGCCATGACTACCGGCCAGGTTTCCGGCGAACAGCATCATGGACGCTGGATCGACGTCGGCACACCCGAACGGCTGGCCGAGCTGGATGCACTGCTGGCACATGATCCCCGCGCACTATAA
- a CDS encoding helix-turn-helix domain-containing protein — protein sequence MSSEIADCVRRNLRRYFRDLDGQTPHALYDMLLKTMELPLLEVVMEQAEGKQTVAAEILGISRGTLRRMLQDHHLL from the coding sequence ATGAGTAGCGAAATCGCTGACTGCGTACGCCGTAATCTCAGACGTTATTTCCGCGATCTGGACGGACAAACGCCCCACGCCCTCTACGACATGCTGCTCAAAACCATGGAGCTGCCGCTACTTGAAGTCGTCATGGAACAAGCCGAAGGCAAACAAACTGTTGCCGCAGAAATTCTCGGCATCAGTCGTGGCACGCTGCGTCGCATGCTGCAAGACCATCATCTTTTGTAA
- a CDS encoding arsenate reductase ArsC, with amino-acid sequence MTERTYNVLVLCTGNSARSIMAEALLSTMGKGRFRAYSAGSHPTGTVNPFAIEKVQSVNYPIENLRSKSWDEYAQPGAPKMDFVITVCDNAAGEVCPVWPGQPISAHWRFEDPAAVEGSDEVKRRAFDTTFRHIMNRVQLFVNLPLKMLDQTAIQRELAHIGKTDVAD; translated from the coding sequence ATGACAGAAAGAACTTACAACGTGCTCGTGCTGTGTACCGGAAATTCGGCCCGCAGCATCATGGCCGAAGCCCTCTTGAGCACGATGGGCAAAGGACGTTTCCGCGCCTATAGTGCCGGCAGTCACCCGACCGGCACGGTCAATCCGTTCGCTATCGAGAAAGTGCAGTCAGTCAACTATCCAATCGAAAATCTGCGCAGCAAAAGCTGGGACGAGTACGCTCAGCCCGGTGCGCCGAAGATGGATTTTGTCATCACGGTTTGCGACAACGCTGCTGGCGAAGTATGTCCGGTGTGGCCCGGACAACCGATTTCGGCGCACTGGAGATTTGAAGACCCGGCCGCCGTGGAAGGCAGCGACGAGGTGAAGCGCCGTGCCTTCGACACGACATTCCGGCACATCATGAACCGCGTGCAGCTGTTCGTGAATTTGCCGCTGAAGATGCTTGATCAGACGGCCATCCAGCGTGAGCTGGCGCACATTGGCAAGACCGACGTGGCGGACTGA
- a CDS encoding FAD-dependent monooxygenase, translated as MQPTIASEAGLNSHLLLQEGGRGAASLAVSLAVSLPATNDGYGSVRSVAIVGGGPVGMALALALHYHGIPAEIFEARTRADVRQDTRVLALSDGSRQILEWLGVWPQHAATPIHRIHISHRGSLGRTRLSASQMDVPALGWVLPAARLITTLDAAVSAAGIVYHEQQKVGAGKTPTNTSSQTKVALTAWAEGAVNTADATTNITAHDYAQHAVLCQAHTAQPHNHMAWERFTDEGPVALLPLGKAYAIVLTCAAVDVARIAALTDADFLALLQQRFGTRHRFISVTPRETFALDLRYRQQPVGEREVWLGNAAQTLHPVAGQGFNLALRDVWELARTLHHAPDPGSPDRLAAYAKSRQLDRRGAIGFTHALINIFASTLPPVRHARGAGLLALDLLSPLKNFVARRMIFGARAW; from the coding sequence ATGCAACCCACCATTGCGAGCGAAGCTGGCCTGAATAGTCACCTCCTTCTTCAAGAAGGGGGGCGGGGCGCGGCCTCCCTAGCTGTCTCCCTAGCTGTCTCCTTACCTGCCACCAACGATGGCTACGGATCGGTTCGATCCGTAGCCATCGTTGGTGGTGGCCCCGTCGGCATGGCACTCGCCTTGGCCTTGCACTACCATGGCATCCCCGCAGAAATTTTTGAGGCGCGCACACGTGCTGACGTGCGCCAAGACACCCGTGTGCTGGCACTGTCTGACGGTTCGCGGCAAATTCTTGAGTGGCTGGGCGTCTGGCCGCAACATGCCGCCACCCCCATTCACCGCATCCACATATCCCACCGTGGCAGCCTCGGCCGCACCCGGCTCAGCGCCAGTCAGATGGATGTTCCGGCATTAGGCTGGGTGTTGCCCGCAGCCAGGTTGATCACCACACTCGACGCAGCGGTCAGTGCAGCCGGTATTGTTTATCACGAGCAACAAAAAGTCGGCGCTGGCAAGACGCCGACAAACACATCGAGCCAGACCAAGGTCGCGCTCACCGCTTGGGCAGAGGGCGCTGTGAATACCGCTGACGCAACCACTAACATCACCGCGCATGATTACGCGCAGCACGCCGTGCTGTGCCAAGCCCACACAGCGCAGCCGCACAACCACATGGCATGGGAACGTTTCACCGACGAAGGGCCGGTGGCCTTGTTGCCGCTAGGCAAGGCCTACGCCATCGTCCTCACCTGTGCAGCGGTGGATGTCGCACGGATTGCCGCGCTCACCGACGCTGATTTTCTCGCCTTGCTGCAACAGCGCTTTGGCACACGGCATCGATTTATTTCTGTCACCCCGCGTGAAACATTTGCACTGGACTTGCGTTACCGCCAGCAGCCCGTGGGTGAGCGCGAGGTCTGGCTGGGCAATGCCGCACAAACGCTGCACCCCGTTGCCGGGCAGGGTTTTAATCTGGCGTTGCGTGACGTGTGGGAGCTCGCGCGCACGCTGCACCACGCACCCGACCCAGGCAGCCCCGACCGGCTTGCCGCCTATGCCAAGAGCCGTCAGCTCGATCGGCGCGGCGCCATTGGCTTTACCCATGCGTTAATCAACATTTTTGCATCCACCCTCCCGCCGGTGCGGCACGCACGTGGCGCGGGTCTGCTGGCGCTGGATTTGTTGTCGCCGCTGAAAAACTTTGTGGCGCGGCGCATGATCTTCGGCGCACGCGCCTGGTAA
- the dusB gene encoding tRNA dihydrouridine synthase DusB, whose translation MDFLGFHLSNNLFVAPMAGVTDRPFRQLCKQLGAGFAVSEMVTSNSLLYGSAKTLRRANHTGEVSPISVQIAGADPKMMAEAAKYNVDHGAQIIDINMGCPAKKVCNVMAGSALMQQEPLVAKILEAVVAAVPNTPVTLKFRTGWNSENKNAPTIARIAEASGIRAVAIHGRTRADQYMGEAEYDTIALVKSLVRIPVIANGDITTPQKAKFVLDTTGADGVMIGRAAQGRPWIFREIAHYLNTGQILPPPRVAEIHTVLRHHLADLYEFYGEETGVKIARKHISWYTKGIASAAHFRHAMNQIQNPVAQLVATDEFFYAQAAANDRLLFDEAQAA comes from the coding sequence ATGGATTTTCTCGGTTTTCACTTGAGCAACAATCTATTTGTCGCGCCCATGGCCGGAGTGACCGATCGTCCTTTTCGTCAACTGTGCAAACAACTGGGTGCTGGTTTTGCAGTGTCAGAAATGGTCACGTCCAACTCATTGCTCTACGGCAGTGCAAAAACGCTGCGCCGTGCTAACCACACCGGCGAAGTCAGCCCGATCTCCGTGCAGATTGCCGGTGCCGACCCAAAAATGATGGCAGAAGCGGCCAAATACAATGTGGATCACGGCGCGCAAATCATCGACATCAACATGGGCTGCCCGGCTAAAAAAGTTTGCAATGTCATGGCAGGCTCAGCCCTCATGCAGCAAGAACCTTTGGTGGCAAAAATTCTCGAAGCCGTGGTCGCTGCCGTACCCAATACGCCGGTCACGCTGAAATTTCGCACGGGCTGGAATAGCGAAAACAAAAATGCCCCGACCATTGCCCGCATCGCCGAAGCATCCGGCATCCGTGCAGTCGCCATTCATGGTCGCACACGCGCCGACCAATATATGGGTGAGGCGGAATACGACACCATTGCGCTGGTCAAATCACTCGTGCGCATTCCGGTGATTGCCAATGGCGATATCACGACGCCGCAAAAGGCAAAATTTGTGCTCGACACCACCGGCGCCGATGGCGTGATGATAGGCCGCGCCGCACAGGGACGGCCCTGGATCTTTCGCGAAATCGCCCATTACCTAAATACTGGCCAGATTTTGCCACCCCCCCGTGTGGCTGAAATTCATACCGTGCTGCGCCATCACCTGGCCGACCTGTATGAGTTTTACGGCGAAGAAACCGGCGTCAAAATTGCACGCAAACATATCAGCTGGTACACCAAAGGCATTGCCAGCGCGGCACACTTTCGTCACGCCATGAACCAGATACAAAACCCGGTGGCACAACTAGTGGCAACGGATGAATTTTTTTATGCGCAGGCGGCAGCCAACGACCGCTTGTTATTTGACGAGGCACAGGCCGCATGA